In the Desulfobacterales bacterium genome, TCGAGCAACGCTTTGGCTTGTTGCTTATTGGCCGCGCGGGCAAGCAGCGCGGATTGATAGGTCGTCACTTTTTCGACTTCCTTTGGCAGCGGTCCAAGGAGTTTTACATTCAAGCCTTTATCTATCTGTACCTGGATTTCCGTAGCCTGGCCAAAGCCGATTTCGCTCGTGAGAGCGCTCTTGTGGAGATGCTCCATGACTGCGGCGCCGGTTTTTGTCCGGATGGTTTTGGCGGCAACTTCATCCGCAATGCCTAGATTTTCCATCATGGTCGCGATGTACTGACCGCTGGATGCCTCGTTATAGACCAGCGAATCCGTTTCTATGATCGCCTGTTTTAGCGTTTCCGCCGAGGTCAGGTCGGGCTCAATGGCGCCATTTTTAACGGTAACGGCGGCCTTGACCGATCCAATGATTGAGCCGGTGCCATCAACCGTGTGTCCATCGGCAGCAAATGCTTCGGCGGTCGGGACGGGGGCAACGACAATATCAGCATCACTGGTTCCGGAGTTGATGGTGTTCCGCAACACCGGCGCCGTCGCAAATTCAACCGAAACGGGGACGCCGGTTTTTTGGGTAAAAGCTTTTGCGCAGCGGGCAACGCCAGTTTTTGAAGCCCCGGCACTTAATATTCTTATCGCGTTTTCTGCCATTTGTATTCTCCTTCCATTTGTATTCCAACCCCAACGGACGGACTCCGGTGCAGAGT is a window encoding:
- a CDS encoding substrate-binding domain-containing protein; the encoded protein is MAENAIRILSAGASKTGVARCAKAFTQKTGVPVSVEFATAPVLRNTINSGTSDADIVVAPVPTAEAFAADGHTVDGTGSIIGSVKAAVTVKNGAIEPDLTSAETLKQAIIETDSLVYNEASSGQYIATMMENLGIADEVAAKTIRTKTGAAVMEHLHKSALTSEIGFGQATEIQVQIDKGLNVKLLGPLPKEVEKVTTYQSALLARAANKQQAKALLDFMASDEGRRICRETGLD